DNA from Quercus lobata isolate SW786 chromosome 1, ValleyOak3.0 Primary Assembly, whole genome shotgun sequence:
CTTCACCCTTCTCCGATGTAGGCTTTCCCTATCCCATTGGAAAGTATGGGCATCAATCAGGTCCTTTACCATCAAGTcaggggcggcttgatgcatttgggggcctaaggcgaaaattgatcATCTTATTTAGACgtaaaattactactaattaacatagactacatagaattttttttttttttttttttgaatttttaagacaaaaaaaatttgacaaaatttttcatacttgttgatgtagtagattgatagtggtaagtaaaacagtggtgttagtggtagattgagataaaaactagtaaaagtttgctaattaaactcttattattattctttttttttagaagtgcaacattcacaatattttttacaacaaattatagattttaaactgccttttgttttttatttgaaaatatcactataattatttttttgccatcaacaatagactgtaataacttgctacttagcattagttgtaaaagtgttgtaaaaaatattgtggacgacgttgcatttttctctatttttttatttgtttttcatctaataataaaaattattttatttattgattataaataatcatattggttaaaatttagggggcttttttttacttggggcatTAGGCGGTTGCATTTTTTGCTCCACCATAGAGCCGGCCCTGCATCAAGTTATATATGTTGTTGCTCACCTAGGAAACAAGTTGACAGTACCCACCACAACACGATTTGAGGTGGCCTTATCCATGATGCCCACGTGTCATTCTCACGGCGTTTTGGGGGTGAATGCTGAGCTGTATTCATGAGTTTTGATTGGTTCCCAATCCACCActcaagctaaaaaaaattccacaattTTCATTCGATATTTAGGTTACCGGAACCGGCTATAGCAAGTTCCACCTTCCCAGACGGCCATGAGAAATTTCAATATAAGGTTGTGACTGGCACATAGCTCAATCTTGCAAAATTTAGTCTCACTCAGTTTTGATACTAAAAATAGTGactctgttttgttttttgattgaTAAGAGCCACGATGCCGATCCGTGGAATAGCAATCAGATGGCCAGAACTAGAAGAGACCAATCCCACGGATGCACTAAGGGGTGCATTAGCCGAGTTCATTAGCACACTAATATTTGTGTTTGCTGGTGAGGGTTCTGGCATGGCCTTCAATAAGCTCACTGATGATGCCTCCACCACACCTGCCGGGCTTGTAGCCGCCGCGTTGGCACATGCTTTTGGCTTATTTGTTGCCGTCTCAGTCTCCTTCAACATCTCCGGTGGCCACGTCAACCCGGCTGTCACCTTTGGGGCCTTCCTTGGTGGCCATATCAACCTCCTTCGTGGTATCCTCTACTGGATTGCTCAACTCCTTGGCTCTACTGTGGCTTGCTTGCTCCTTAAGTTTTCCTCTGGTGGCTTGGTGAgtaacatttaatttttaaccCATATAATACTATGATTCAAAACCACTCGAAATATCATGTACATAACGTAACATCCTTTTAGTCCacggttttagaatttttaacacttttttgttattaatgCTCTATTTGATAAAATACTTACgataaattttatattctacCAGTATATCATGTGtataattaaaagtaaaattgatGAAATATAAAGTGAAATAATAAGATTGAGAcaggaggtttttttttttttttttttttttgggggggggggggtgtggggatGGTTTAATTCTTAGAAAGTTATTAGTAAATTTTGACTgttaattaatatgaaaaatgaaatttgactGACAGACAACATCGGCGTTTTCGTTGTCAACTGGGGTGTCCGTGTGGAATGCATTCGTGTTAGAGATCGTGATGACATTTGGGTTGGTTTACACAGTTTATGCGACGGCCTTCGATAAAAGAAGCGAAGGAAATATTAAGATAATTGCACCAATTGCAATTGGTTTCATTGTTGGTGCCAACATATTGGCTGGTGGGGCTTTTGATGGGGCATCCATGAACCCAGCAGTGTCATTTGGGCCAGCTTTGGTCAGCTGGGACTGGACCAACCACTGGGTCTACTGGGTTGGGCCTTTGATCGGAGGTGGAATTGCTGGCCTTGTGTACGagttcttcttcaaccacacTAATCATCGCCAGATTCACCACGAGCAATTGATAAGCGCACatgattagagagagagagagaaatattaaATGCAAACGTATGGTCATTTGGACCAACGGCCATGTAGCTTGTCCATGTTCTTggtatttcattatttttgaggtcttattattccttttttgtttgtttgctatGCTTTCAATTTGGACATTGTTGATTTTAGCTTCATTATTGTTGATATCACCATCTTGCAATTCATTCATTTGGGCctgtttggtagaggagtttgagtaatattgtttgtagttttttaaaatacatataagtgaaaaagtgtgtagaaatgtgtgtaatattatttaaaaactgaaaatatattgTTTAGATAGTCCTCAAAAATAATGCCTCACAAAGAAAGTATGAATGACATTGTGAAATCTTCATTGCCTCACAAAGAAAGTGGCTTGTCATTGTGAAATCTTCATTGCCTCACAAATAATGCCACTTCACAAAACATTATATGAATGACAAGCCACACCTATAATAGTTCTAACCAAACAATGCCATGAAACTCAGGCAAGAGCAAGACGAAATTACTAGTCTTTCACAATAATGGCCAACAATATCCTAAATTAATGCAATAAACACAAGAATGCATAAATCGCTGCATTTTGTTCAAAGAATCc
Protein-coding regions in this window:
- the LOC115980447 gene encoding aquaporin TIP1-1-like, with the protein product MPIRGIAIRWPELEETNPTDALRGALAEFISTLIFVFAGEGSGMAFNKLTDDASTTPAGLVAAALAHAFGLFVAVSVSFNISGGHVNPAVTFGAFLGGHINLLRGILYWIAQLLGSTVACLLLKFSSGGLTTSAFSLSTGVSVWNAFVLEIVMTFGLVYTVYATAFDKRSEGNIKIIAPIAIGFIVGANILAGGAFDGASMNPAVSFGPALVSWDWTNHWVYWVGPLIGGGIAGLVYEFFFNHTNHRQIHHEQLISAHD